One genomic window of Eriocheir sinensis breed Jianghai 21 chromosome 57, ASM2467909v1, whole genome shotgun sequence includes the following:
- the LOC126984591 gene encoding zinc finger protein OZF-like — protein sequence MSGQQQVQPPAAGQQMAAGQKQEHCTDSLQQVSWQEAGGQLQDQLIDSLLMVCWQEASGLDGSTSGQDKQEQTAAGSGRDCGNQEHLAAGNSNHKVEGRFVCPECGKGFNSKAGLTYHTRTHTGERNYECKECGKKFNQKGHLTSHAFTHNGERNFECMECGKRFFRKDKLVRHSITHSDVKNFECHECGKKFKLKSTLTEHKLTHSSVKDFECQECGKKFSLKSQLTKHALRHSGIRNYECKECGKKFMRESDLTIHNLTHTGVKDHECKECGKQFSLKSNLTRHALTHTGVKDHECRECDKKFSLKSHLNEHILTHIGVKNYECKECGKAFTQKGSLTRHTIVHTGVKNYECKECGKKFTQSSSLSQHKLSHSGVRNHECELCGKRFDTKSHLNVHIIRHSGLREFTCDVCDKPFKTKADVAGHMRTHF from the coding sequence ATGTCTGGACAGCAGCAAGTCCAGCCCCCTGCTGCAGGGCAGCAGATGGCTGCAGGGCAAAAGCAAGAACACTGTACTGACTCCCTGCAGCAGGTGTCCTGGCAAGAGGCTGGAGGACAGTTGCAAGACCAACTGATAGACTCTCTGCTAATGGTATGCTGGCAAGAGGCTTCAGGGCTGGACGGCAGCAcgagtggccaggacaagcaggagcagactgctgcaggtaGTGGAAGGGACTGTGGTAATCAAGAGCAtcttgctgctggcaactccaaTCACAAAGTAGAGGGCAGGTTTGTGTGTCCGGAATGTGGAAAAGGCTTCAACTCAAAGGCTGGCCTCACCTATCATACccgtacacacactggtgaaagaaactatgaatgtaaggaatgtgggaagaaATTCAACCAGAAGGGTCATCTCACTAGCCATGCTTTTACACACAATGGTGAAAGAAACTTTGAATGTATGGAATGTGGAAAGAGATTCTTTAGAAAGGACAAACTTGTCAGACACTCCATCACACACAGTGACGTAAAAAACTTTGAGTGCcatgaatgtggaaaaaaattcaaGCTGAAAAGTACCCTCACTGAACACAAACTTACTCACAGCAGTGTAAAAGACTTTGAATGCCAAGAATGTGGAAAGAAATTTAGCCTGAAAAGTCAGCTCACCAAGCATGCTCTAAGACACAGTGGTATAAGAAACTATGAGTGtaaagaatgtggaaaaaaattcatGAGGGAGAGTGACCTAACTATCCAcaaccttacacacactggtgtaaaggaCCATGAATGTAAGGAgtgtgggaaacaattcagccTTAAGAGTAACCTCACAAGGCATGCGctaacacacactggtgtaaaggaCCATGAATGTAGGGAATGTGATAAAAAATTCAGCCTGAAGAGTCACCTCAATGAACACATCCTGACACACATCGGTGTTAAAAACTATGAATGCAAAGAATGTGGCAAAGCCTTCACTCAAAAGGGAAGCCTCACCAGGCACACTATTGTACACACAGGCGTaaaaaactatgaatgtaaggaatgcgGGAAAAAATTCACTCAGAGCAGTTCCCTCTCCCAACACAAACTttcacactctggtgtaagaaatcatgagtgtgaactGTGTGGGAAAAGATTTGACACCAAATCGCATCTTAACGTACACATCATCAGGCACTCTGGCCTAAGAGAGTTCACTTGTGATGTTTGTGATAAGCCTTTCAAGACAAAGGCTGATGTTGCCGGGCACATGAGGACCCACTTCTGA
- the LOC126984593 gene encoding beta-1,4-glucuronyltransferase 1-like isoform X1 yields the protein MRRGVPTLPVPTPQPYVHGSCLARACLPPLVGRPSCSCLVQVCGKQCFVVVNVVVVAVNLCLGLVVNLTAFSTRGNTSPPFTSNLLHRDNLTLMEVEGVVPAALGLSDASGNFTSHAFVWAAREWVNVTGGADVCLATHSSADQLHWVAQHTLRWSGPLSVAVFVSGREYAVAASMVEYLRRCVDGVEQRVSFHLVHPLSRPPKPSTASPPFVSCGAPQEANKQLVAALGQDETPHPRYPQNLMRNLARRACHTPYSLNVDIDMLTSPHMSPRLSRFLHGRPVCGRCAYVVPVYEVHSAVTSPPADKMDLLRLLLRGRVRRFHEKVYEKNQGNTHLENWEVERPGYLPPPVAYEVLYNISSYEEFWEPVLVLPRGAPAFDERFVGYGFTRSSQVYELHVRGFRFFVLDEAFLTHSGFQTTATYAPSRYAQIEINRIRYQMFKKELHARLGLPPPPPLSPPAPRRTSRGLRLSISGRRPRYVLRGLPDLLVNKGI from the exons ATGCGTCGAGGGGTGCCAACCCTGCCTGTACCGACGCCACAGCCGTACGTGCATGGCTCGTGCCTGGCCcgtgcctgcctgccgccgcTCGTGGGGAGGCCAAGCTGCTCCTGCCTCGTGCAG GTGTGTGGAAAGCAATGCTTCGTGGTGgtgaacgtggtggtggtggcggtgaactTGTGCCTGGGACTGGTGGTGAACCTGACAGCGTTCAGCACCCGAGGCAACACCTCACCACCGTTTACCAGCAACCTCCTGCACCGCGACAACCTGACcctg atggaggtggagggcgtGGTCCCAGCGGCCCTTGGACTCAGTGACGCCAGCGGAAACTTCACGTCACATGCCTTTGTCTGGGCTGCACGAGAATGGGTCAACGTGACAGGGGGCGCTGACGTGTGCCTCGCTACCCACTCCTCCGCTGACCAGCTGCATTGGGTCGCCCAGCACACACTCCGCTGGTCTGGGCCTCTGTCGGTAGCCGTTTTCGTTTCAGGGAGAGAGTATGCCGTGGCGGCTAGCATGGTGGAATACTTAAGACGGTGCGTCGATGGAGTGGAGCAGCGTGTGTCATTCCACTTAGTCCACCCTTTGTCACGCCCACCGAAGCCATCAACAGCGTCGCCGCCATTCGTCTCATGCGGTGCGCCCCAAGAGGCAAACAAACAACTGGTGGCAGCGCTGGGACAAGACGAAACTCCGCATCCGCGCTACCCACAGAACCTAATGCGGAACCTCGCCCGCCGCGCATGCCACACCCCTTACTCTCTCAACGTGGACATAGACATGCTCACATCCCCACACATGTCCCCACGGCTGTCTCGCTTCCTCCACGGCCGCCCTGTGTGTGGGAGGTGTGCCTACGTGGTGCCGGTTTATGAGGTGCACAGTGCCGTGACCTCGCCGCCAGCAGACAAGATGGACTTACTGAGGCTTTTGTTACGGGGGCGAGTCAGGAGGTTCcatgaaaag GTATACGAGAAGAACCAGGGGAACACACACCTGGAAAACTGGGAGGTGGAGAGGCCGGGTTACCTGCCCCCTCCCGTGGCCTACGAGGTTCTCTACAACATTAGCAGCTACGAGGAGTTTTGGGAGCCTGTTCTGGTGCTCCCTCGCGGCGCCCCGGCCTTCGATGAGCGCTTTGTGGGCTACGGGTTCACCAGGagcagtcag GTGTATGAGCTTCACGTGAGAGGGTTCCGGTTCTTCGTGTTGGACGAGGCTTTCCTAACTCACAGCGGCTTCCAGACTACAGCCACTTACGCCCCCTCGCGCTACGCTCAGATTGAG ATCAACCGTATTCGCTATCAGATGTTCAAGAAGGAGCTCCATGCACGTCTAGGCTtgcccccaccaccgccactcagCCCACCAGCCCCCCGCCGAACCTCCAGGGGGCTGAGGCTGTCCATCTCTGGCCGTAGACCTCGCTATGTCCTCAGGGGGTTGCCGGATCTACTGGTGAACAAGGGGATCTGA
- the LOC126984593 gene encoding beta-1,4-glucuronyltransferase 1-like isoform X3: MRCGVCGKQCFVVVNVVVVAVNLCLGLVVNLTAFSTRGNTSPPFTSNLLHRDNLTLMEVEGVVPAALGLSDASGNFTSHAFVWAAREWVNVTGGADVCLATHSSADQLHWVAQHTLRWSGPLSVAVFVSGREYAVAASMVEYLRRCVDGVEQRVSFHLVHPLSRPPKPSTASPPFVSCGAPQEANKQLVAALGQDETPHPRYPQNLMRNLARRACHTPYSLNVDIDMLTSPHMSPRLSRFLHGRPVCGRCAYVVPVYEVHSAVTSPPADKMDLLRLLLRGRVRRFHEKVYEKNQGNTHLENWEVERPGYLPPPVAYEVLYNISSYEEFWEPVLVLPRGAPAFDERFVGYGFTRSSQVYELHVRGFRFFVLDEAFLTHSGFQTTATYAPSRYAQIEINRIRYQMFKKELHARLGLPPPPPLSPPAPRRTSRGLRLSISGRRPRYVLRGLPDLLVNKGI; this comes from the exons ATGCGTTGCGGG GTGTGTGGAAAGCAATGCTTCGTGGTGgtgaacgtggtggtggtggcggtgaactTGTGCCTGGGACTGGTGGTGAACCTGACAGCGTTCAGCACCCGAGGCAACACCTCACCACCGTTTACCAGCAACCTCCTGCACCGCGACAACCTGACcctg atggaggtggagggcgtGGTCCCAGCGGCCCTTGGACTCAGTGACGCCAGCGGAAACTTCACGTCACATGCCTTTGTCTGGGCTGCACGAGAATGGGTCAACGTGACAGGGGGCGCTGACGTGTGCCTCGCTACCCACTCCTCCGCTGACCAGCTGCATTGGGTCGCCCAGCACACACTCCGCTGGTCTGGGCCTCTGTCGGTAGCCGTTTTCGTTTCAGGGAGAGAGTATGCCGTGGCGGCTAGCATGGTGGAATACTTAAGACGGTGCGTCGATGGAGTGGAGCAGCGTGTGTCATTCCACTTAGTCCACCCTTTGTCACGCCCACCGAAGCCATCAACAGCGTCGCCGCCATTCGTCTCATGCGGTGCGCCCCAAGAGGCAAACAAACAACTGGTGGCAGCGCTGGGACAAGACGAAACTCCGCATCCGCGCTACCCACAGAACCTAATGCGGAACCTCGCCCGCCGCGCATGCCACACCCCTTACTCTCTCAACGTGGACATAGACATGCTCACATCCCCACACATGTCCCCACGGCTGTCTCGCTTCCTCCACGGCCGCCCTGTGTGTGGGAGGTGTGCCTACGTGGTGCCGGTTTATGAGGTGCACAGTGCCGTGACCTCGCCGCCAGCAGACAAGATGGACTTACTGAGGCTTTTGTTACGGGGGCGAGTCAGGAGGTTCcatgaaaag GTATACGAGAAGAACCAGGGGAACACACACCTGGAAAACTGGGAGGTGGAGAGGCCGGGTTACCTGCCCCCTCCCGTGGCCTACGAGGTTCTCTACAACATTAGCAGCTACGAGGAGTTTTGGGAGCCTGTTCTGGTGCTCCCTCGCGGCGCCCCGGCCTTCGATGAGCGCTTTGTGGGCTACGGGTTCACCAGGagcagtcag GTGTATGAGCTTCACGTGAGAGGGTTCCGGTTCTTCGTGTTGGACGAGGCTTTCCTAACTCACAGCGGCTTCCAGACTACAGCCACTTACGCCCCCTCGCGCTACGCTCAGATTGAG ATCAACCGTATTCGCTATCAGATGTTCAAGAAGGAGCTCCATGCACGTCTAGGCTtgcccccaccaccgccactcagCCCACCAGCCCCCCGCCGAACCTCCAGGGGGCTGAGGCTGTCCATCTCTGGCCGTAGACCTCGCTATGTCCTCAGGGGGTTGCCGGATCTACTGGTGAACAAGGGGATCTGA
- the LOC126984593 gene encoding beta-1,4-glucuronyltransferase 1-like isoform X2 translates to MLVMVVVMKQTAECVDRNLHKVCGKQCFVVVNVVVVAVNLCLGLVVNLTAFSTRGNTSPPFTSNLLHRDNLTLMEVEGVVPAALGLSDASGNFTSHAFVWAAREWVNVTGGADVCLATHSSADQLHWVAQHTLRWSGPLSVAVFVSGREYAVAASMVEYLRRCVDGVEQRVSFHLVHPLSRPPKPSTASPPFVSCGAPQEANKQLVAALGQDETPHPRYPQNLMRNLARRACHTPYSLNVDIDMLTSPHMSPRLSRFLHGRPVCGRCAYVVPVYEVHSAVTSPPADKMDLLRLLLRGRVRRFHEKVYEKNQGNTHLENWEVERPGYLPPPVAYEVLYNISSYEEFWEPVLVLPRGAPAFDERFVGYGFTRSSQVYELHVRGFRFFVLDEAFLTHSGFQTTATYAPSRYAQIEINRIRYQMFKKELHARLGLPPPPPLSPPAPRRTSRGLRLSISGRRPRYVLRGLPDLLVNKGI, encoded by the exons atgttggtaatggtggtggtgatgaaacaaACAGCTGAGTGTGTCGACAGAAATCTGCACAAG GTGTGTGGAAAGCAATGCTTCGTGGTGgtgaacgtggtggtggtggcggtgaactTGTGCCTGGGACTGGTGGTGAACCTGACAGCGTTCAGCACCCGAGGCAACACCTCACCACCGTTTACCAGCAACCTCCTGCACCGCGACAACCTGACcctg atggaggtggagggcgtGGTCCCAGCGGCCCTTGGACTCAGTGACGCCAGCGGAAACTTCACGTCACATGCCTTTGTCTGGGCTGCACGAGAATGGGTCAACGTGACAGGGGGCGCTGACGTGTGCCTCGCTACCCACTCCTCCGCTGACCAGCTGCATTGGGTCGCCCAGCACACACTCCGCTGGTCTGGGCCTCTGTCGGTAGCCGTTTTCGTTTCAGGGAGAGAGTATGCCGTGGCGGCTAGCATGGTGGAATACTTAAGACGGTGCGTCGATGGAGTGGAGCAGCGTGTGTCATTCCACTTAGTCCACCCTTTGTCACGCCCACCGAAGCCATCAACAGCGTCGCCGCCATTCGTCTCATGCGGTGCGCCCCAAGAGGCAAACAAACAACTGGTGGCAGCGCTGGGACAAGACGAAACTCCGCATCCGCGCTACCCACAGAACCTAATGCGGAACCTCGCCCGCCGCGCATGCCACACCCCTTACTCTCTCAACGTGGACATAGACATGCTCACATCCCCACACATGTCCCCACGGCTGTCTCGCTTCCTCCACGGCCGCCCTGTGTGTGGGAGGTGTGCCTACGTGGTGCCGGTTTATGAGGTGCACAGTGCCGTGACCTCGCCGCCAGCAGACAAGATGGACTTACTGAGGCTTTTGTTACGGGGGCGAGTCAGGAGGTTCcatgaaaag GTATACGAGAAGAACCAGGGGAACACACACCTGGAAAACTGGGAGGTGGAGAGGCCGGGTTACCTGCCCCCTCCCGTGGCCTACGAGGTTCTCTACAACATTAGCAGCTACGAGGAGTTTTGGGAGCCTGTTCTGGTGCTCCCTCGCGGCGCCCCGGCCTTCGATGAGCGCTTTGTGGGCTACGGGTTCACCAGGagcagtcag GTGTATGAGCTTCACGTGAGAGGGTTCCGGTTCTTCGTGTTGGACGAGGCTTTCCTAACTCACAGCGGCTTCCAGACTACAGCCACTTACGCCCCCTCGCGCTACGCTCAGATTGAG ATCAACCGTATTCGCTATCAGATGTTCAAGAAGGAGCTCCATGCACGTCTAGGCTtgcccccaccaccgccactcagCCCACCAGCCCCCCGCCGAACCTCCAGGGGGCTGAGGCTGTCCATCTCTGGCCGTAGACCTCGCTATGTCCTCAGGGGGTTGCCGGATCTACTGGTGAACAAGGGGATCTGA